The Kwoniella mangroviensis CBS 8507 chromosome 1 map unlocalized Ctg02, whole genome shotgun sequence genome window below encodes:
- a CDS encoding DNA replication complex GINS protein PSF2: protein MALPKHLQNGLTPDELTFLAEEETIDIVPLFSMTRVRLLSGIYGPFTPPSSAKVPLWLALSLKRKRKCRIVPPEWLSIDRVQNVLKEERENAESFCSLPRRFIEISKVLLDVAQDDSMQPSLLRSLLKDLREVRQAKIRIGLQSEGVMRGSYLQVTNLTPLELSELKPFLVKAMGIMQSLEPRGDDDEDEEEGQ from the exons ATGGCTCTACCGAAACATCTGCAAAATGGCTTAACGCCCGACGAATTAACGTTCCTAGCGGAGGAAGAGACGATAGATATCGTACCGTTATTTTCCATGACGAGGGTACGATTGTTGAGT GGAATATACGGTCCATTCACACCTCCCTCCTCAGCCAAAGTCCCCTTATGGCTTGCATTGTCgctgaagaggaaaaggaaatgTAGGATAGTACCTCCTGAATGGCTGAGTATAG ACCGAGTACAGAATgtgttgaaagaggaaagggaaaatgCGGAATCCTTTTGTTCATTACCTAGGAGGTTCATCGAGATTTCAAAGGTATTATTGGATGT CGCTCAAGACGATTCAATGCAGCCTTCATTATTACGAAGCCTGCTAAAAGACTTGAGAGAAGTCAGACAGGCGAAGATCAGGATAGGTCTGCAGAGTGAAGGTGTAATGAGAGGTAGCTATCTGCAG GTGACAAACCTGACTCCATTGGAATTGAGCGAACTGAAACCTTTCCTGGTGAAAGCTATGGGTATCATGCAATCTTTAGAACCAAGgggggatgatgatgaagatgaggaagaagggcaGTAG